One part of the Chrysemys picta bellii isolate R12L10 chromosome 14, ASM1138683v2, whole genome shotgun sequence genome encodes these proteins:
- the FCSK gene encoding L-fucose kinase isoform X4, whose product MAPRGVEWTVIVLTCQHKDSVCAFQKELEIRWRRGALGPHPLLLTVEDPAACVGSGGATLNALLVAAEHLSARAGCTVVTADVLREARILILHMGRDFPFDDCSRAFTCLPVEDPDAPAEALTCNLDSLLGTMTQQGFVRDIIYQGPEARIQECAGPDGKVPLPALWFQVCGVVFFSSETAEQLLATHVIPPLDACTYLGLDSGAQTIQLSLFFDIVLCMADGVTEEDFVTGRIREVGSGHAKGAAALRSARSVLWKALHAIPLSMVCIPDGCYDYMTMAASDHIHNLTLRTSSANALPFLKVAHSHIAQPQLLEDGCSVTNSLLEGAVRVEPGSVLQHCHLQGPLQIGSGCLLTGLDVSSSPALQRCRLHDVVLQGHAIRLRDMLRQVFTLTGRHDDWQSPPGEAGTYLNVPWAEFFHRTGIREGDIWGSEVPRRSRCLLNARLFPVLHAAEPLGVQDVLWFLGSQEGEGLGRWRASWRMSWEQLLMCLDQEAELASRRALFFRQAQGKLRRVLLEHRDCSLLPLIRTAVSEGYQEAVLSTLDQVASVAADPGVAARALACIADVLGCMAKGDGGLRSGPAANREWAPAFQQLERGDIAEGVKALATERRKWLGRPALLVRAARHYEGAEQILIRQAVMSACRFINVGREEPPPVGHWVLVECPARIDVSGGWSDTPPITYEHGGAVVDIAILVDGRRPIGARARRIAEPELRLVSASGALEGEVVLELVCQDLEDLQDYCQPHAPGALLKAAFICTQIVTLASQKPLQAQLLECSGGGFEVHSWSSLPHGSGLGTSSILAGAVMAALYRAAGKSANAESLIHAVLHLEQVLTTGGGWQDQVGGLVPGIKIGRSKALLPLKVEVEQIPVPEGFPQTLNQHLLLIYTGKTRLARNLLQDVLRNWYARLPAIVQNADALVSNAEQCAQAFRQGNLPLLGECLTRYWQQKKCMAPGCEPLAVRRMMDALQPYVYGQSLAGAGGGGFLYILTKEPSQKDFIQQILANTEGLGNFSIHTVEVDTAGFSLQLVGSDPKARGDTGNERAQPVM is encoded by the exons ATGGCGCCGAGAGGGGTGGAGTGGACCGTCATCGTCCTGACCTGCCAGCACAAGGACAGCGTGTGTGCCTTCCAGAAAG AGCTTGAGATCCGATGGCGGCGGGGTGCGCTgggcccacaccccctcctgctgaCTGTCGAGGACCCCGCAGCATGCGTGGGCAGCGGTGGCGCCACCCTCAACGCCCTGCTGGTGGCAGCTGAGCACCTGAGCGCCAGGGCAGGCTGCACG GTGGTCACCGCTGATGTCCTGCGTGAGGCCCGGATCCTCATCCTGCACATG GGCCGTGACTTCCCCTTCGATGACTGCAGCCGGGCCTTCACCTGCCTCCCCGTGGAGGACCCCGACGCCCCGGCCGAAGCGCTGACCTGCAATCTGGACAGCCTGCTGGGGACCatgacacagcag GGGTTCGTGCGTGACATCATCTACCAAGGCCCGGAGGCCCGGATCCAGGAGTGCGCTGGGCCGGACGGGAAAGTGCCGCTG CCGGCTCTGTGGTTTCAGGTGTGCGGGGTCGTCTTCTTCTCCTCGGAGACCGCAGAGCAGCTCCTGGCCACGCACGTCATTCCTCCTCTGGATGCCTGCACCTACCTGGGCCTGGATTCGGGGGCCCAGACCATCCAG CTGTCCCTGTTCTTCGATATCGTGCTCTGCATGGCCGACGGGGTGACTGAGGAGGACTTTGTGACTGGCAGGATCCGGGAGGTGGGCAGCGGCCATGCCAAGGGGGCGGCGGCCCTGAGGAGCGCCCGCTCCGTGCTGTGGAAggccctccatgccatccctctCAGCATGG TGTGTATACCTGACGGTTGCTATGACTACATGACTATGGCCGCTAGCGACCACATCCACAACCTGACGCTTCGCACCAGCTCCGCCAACGCCCTCCCTTTCCTCAAAGTGGCGCATTCCCACATAGCT cagccccagctcctggaggacgGCTGCTCCGTCACCAACAGCCTGCTGGAAGGAGCCGTGCGGGTGGAGCCCGGAAGCGTTCTCCAGCACTGCCACCTGCAG GGACCCTTGCAGATAGGCTCCGGCTGCCTCCTCACGGGGCTGGACGTCTCCTCCTCGCCTGCCCTGCAGCGCTGCCGGCTGCACGACGTGGTCCTGCAGGGGCACGCCATCCGGCTGCGGGACATGCTGCGCCAGGTGTTCACCCTGACTGGGCGCCACGACGACTGGCAG agCCCTCCCGGGGAGGCCGGCACCTACCTGAACGTGCCCTGGGCTGAGTTCTTCCACAGGACGGGGATACG GGAGGGGGATATCTGGGGCTCCGAGGTCCCCCGGAGGAGCCGCTGCCTGCTGAATGCCCGCCTCTTCCCCGTTCTGCACGCTGCCGAGCCCCTGGGGGTCCAGGACGTGCTGTGGTTCCTGGGCTCCCAGGAGGGCGAGGGGCTGGGACGGTGGCGAGCCTCGTGGCGCAtgtcctgggagcagctgctgatGTGCCTAGACCAGGAGGCGGAGCTGGCGTCCCGCCGGGCGCTCTTCTTCCGCCAGGCCCAGGGCAAGCTACGCAGGGTGCTGCTGGAGCACAGGGACTGCAGCCTCCTGCCACTGATCCGCACCGCCGTCAGCGAGGGCTACCAGGAGGCCGTGCTGAGCACTCTGGACCAGG tGGCATCTGTTGCTGCTGACCCTGGGGTGGCAGCCCGGGCTCTCGCCTGCATTGCCGATGTGCTGGGCTGCATGGCCAAAGGGGATGGGGGCTTACGGAGCGGGCCGGCCGCCAACCGGGAGTGGGCCCCGGCCTTCCAGCAGCTGGAGAGAGGCGACATTGCTGAGGGAGTGAAGGCGCTCGCTACAGAGAGGAGGAAATGGCTGGGCAG GCCGGCGCTGCTGGTGAGGGCCGCCCGGCACTACGAGGGGGCCGAGCAGATCCTGATCCGCCAGGCTGTGATGTCGGCGTGCCGGTTCATCAATGTCGGGCGGGAGGAGCCCCCTCCCGTCGGTCACTGGGTGCTGGTGGAGTGCCCTGCCCGGATAGACGTCTCTG GTGGCTGGAGCGACACTCCTCCAATCACTTACGAGCACGGGGGAGCTGTGGTGGACATTGCCATCCTGGTGGACGGGCGCCGACCAATTGGGGCCCGGGCCCGGCGCATCGCCGAACCGGAGCTCCGGCTGGTCAGTGCTAGCGGCGCGCTGGAGGGCGAGGTGGTGCTGGAGCTGGTGTGCCAGGACCTGGAGGACCTGCAGGATTACTGCCAGCCCCACGCGCCAG GCGCCTTGCTGAAAGCGGCTTTcatctgcacccagattgtcACCCTCGCTTCCCAGAAGCCCTTGcaggcccagctgctggagtgCTCTGGCGGAGGGTTTGAAGTGCACAGCTGGTCCAGCCTGCCCCACGGATCCGGCCTGG gcaccagcagcatCCTGGCTGGGGCGGTGATGGCGGCGCTGTACCGGGCGGCTGGGAAATCCGCCAACGCAGAGTCCCTCATCCATGCCGTGCTGCACCTAGAGCAGGTGCTCACCACAG GAGGAGGATGGCAGGACCAGGTTGGCGGGCTTGTGCCAGGCATCAAGATCGGGAGGTCGAAGGCCCTGCTGCCCCTGAAGGTGGAGGTGGAGCAGATCCCCGTGCCGGAGGGCTTTCCCCAGACCCTGAACCAGCacctgctcctgatttacacagggaAGACTCGGCTGGCCCGCAACCTGCTCCAG GACGTGCTCAGGAACTGGTATGCCAGGCTGCCAGCTATCGTGCAGAACGCCGACGCCCTGGTGAGCAACGCGGAGCAGTGCGCCCAGGCCTTTCGGCAAG GTAACCTGCCTCTCCTTGGAGAGTGCCTGACCCGCTACTGGCAGCAGAAGAAGTGCATGGCCCCGGGTTGTGAGCCTCTGGCTGTCAGACGCATGATGGATGCTCTCCAGCCGTATGTCTATGGGCAGAGCttggctggagctggaggtggCGGGTTCCTCTACATCTTAACCAAAGAGCCCAGCCAGAAAGACTTTATACAGCAAATTCTAGCAAACACAGAG GGCCTGGGGAATTTCAGCATCCACACTGTTGAAGTGGACACAGCTGGCTTCTCTCTGCAGCTAGTGGGGAGCGACCCTAAAGCAAGAGGCGACACAGGGAATGAGAGGGCCCAACCGGTCATGTGA
- the FCSK gene encoding L-fucose kinase isoform X1 codes for MAPRGVEWTVIVLTCQHKDSVCAFQKELEIRWRRGALGPHPLLLTVEDPAACVGSGGATLNALLVAAEHLSARAGCTVVTADVLREARILILHMGRDFPFDDCSRAFTCLPVEDPDAPAEALTCNLDSLLGTMTQQLCRGSPPGVWVCSTDMLLTVPLAAEIHWEGFQGAKVISVPGSVSYARNHGVYLANQQGFVRDIIYQGPEARIQECAGPDGKVPLPALWFQVCGVVFFSSETAEQLLATHVIPPLDACTYLGLDSGAQTIQLSLFFDIVLCMADGVTEEDFVTGRIREVGSGHAKGAAALRSARSVLWKALHAIPLSMVCIPDGCYDYMTMAASDHIHNLTLRTSSANALPFLKVAHSHIAQPQLLEDGCSVTNSLLEGAVRVEPGSVLQHCHLQGPLQIGSGCLLTGLDVSSSPALQRCRLHDVVLQGHAIRLRDMLRQVFTLTGRHDDWQSPPGEAGTYLNVPWAEFFHRTGIREGDIWGSEVPRRSRCLLNARLFPVLHAAEPLGVQDVLWFLGSQEGEGLGRWRASWRMSWEQLLMCLDQEAELASRRALFFRQAQGKLRRVLLEHRDCSLLPLIRTAVSEGYQEAVLSTLDQVASVAADPGVAARALACIADVLGCMAKGDGGLRSGPAANREWAPAFQQLERGDIAEGVKALATERRKWLGRPALLVRAARHYEGAEQILIRQAVMSACRFINVGREEPPPVGHWVLVECPARIDVSGGWSDTPPITYEHGGAVVDIAILVDGRRPIGARARRIAEPELRLVSASGALEGEVVLELVCQDLEDLQDYCQPHAPGALLKAAFICTQIVTLASQKPLQAQLLECSGGGFEVHSWSSLPHGSGLGTSSILAGAVMAALYRAAGKSANAESLIHAVLHLEQVLTTGGGWQDQVGGLVPGIKIGRSKALLPLKVEVEQIPVPEGFPQTLNQHLLLIYTGKTRLARNLLQDVLRNWYARLPAIVQNADALVSNAEQCAQAFRQGNLPLLGECLTRYWQQKKCMAPGCEPLAVRRMMDALQPYVYGQSLAGAGGGGFLYILTKEPSQKDFIQQILANTEGLGNFSIHTVEVDTAGFSLQLVGSDPKARGDTGNERAQPVM; via the exons ATGGCGCCGAGAGGGGTGGAGTGGACCGTCATCGTCCTGACCTGCCAGCACAAGGACAGCGTGTGTGCCTTCCAGAAAG AGCTTGAGATCCGATGGCGGCGGGGTGCGCTgggcccacaccccctcctgctgaCTGTCGAGGACCCCGCAGCATGCGTGGGCAGCGGTGGCGCCACCCTCAACGCCCTGCTGGTGGCAGCTGAGCACCTGAGCGCCAGGGCAGGCTGCACG GTGGTCACCGCTGATGTCCTGCGTGAGGCCCGGATCCTCATCCTGCACATG GGCCGTGACTTCCCCTTCGATGACTGCAGCCGGGCCTTCACCTGCCTCCCCGTGGAGGACCCCGACGCCCCGGCCGAAGCGCTGACCTGCAATCTGGACAGCCTGCTGGGGACCatgacacagcag CTGTGCAGGGGCTCCCCGCCGGGAGTGTGGGTCTGCAGCACCGACATGCTCCTCACCGTTCCCTTGGCAGCAG AGATCCACTGGGAAGGGTTCCAAGGTGCCAAAGTGATCTCCGTGCCGGGGAGCGTCTCATATGCCAGAAACCACGGCGTCTACCTCGCCAACCAGCAG GGGTTCGTGCGTGACATCATCTACCAAGGCCCGGAGGCCCGGATCCAGGAGTGCGCTGGGCCGGACGGGAAAGTGCCGCTG CCGGCTCTGTGGTTTCAGGTGTGCGGGGTCGTCTTCTTCTCCTCGGAGACCGCAGAGCAGCTCCTGGCCACGCACGTCATTCCTCCTCTGGATGCCTGCACCTACCTGGGCCTGGATTCGGGGGCCCAGACCATCCAG CTGTCCCTGTTCTTCGATATCGTGCTCTGCATGGCCGACGGGGTGACTGAGGAGGACTTTGTGACTGGCAGGATCCGGGAGGTGGGCAGCGGCCATGCCAAGGGGGCGGCGGCCCTGAGGAGCGCCCGCTCCGTGCTGTGGAAggccctccatgccatccctctCAGCATGG TGTGTATACCTGACGGTTGCTATGACTACATGACTATGGCCGCTAGCGACCACATCCACAACCTGACGCTTCGCACCAGCTCCGCCAACGCCCTCCCTTTCCTCAAAGTGGCGCATTCCCACATAGCT cagccccagctcctggaggacgGCTGCTCCGTCACCAACAGCCTGCTGGAAGGAGCCGTGCGGGTGGAGCCCGGAAGCGTTCTCCAGCACTGCCACCTGCAG GGACCCTTGCAGATAGGCTCCGGCTGCCTCCTCACGGGGCTGGACGTCTCCTCCTCGCCTGCCCTGCAGCGCTGCCGGCTGCACGACGTGGTCCTGCAGGGGCACGCCATCCGGCTGCGGGACATGCTGCGCCAGGTGTTCACCCTGACTGGGCGCCACGACGACTGGCAG agCCCTCCCGGGGAGGCCGGCACCTACCTGAACGTGCCCTGGGCTGAGTTCTTCCACAGGACGGGGATACG GGAGGGGGATATCTGGGGCTCCGAGGTCCCCCGGAGGAGCCGCTGCCTGCTGAATGCCCGCCTCTTCCCCGTTCTGCACGCTGCCGAGCCCCTGGGGGTCCAGGACGTGCTGTGGTTCCTGGGCTCCCAGGAGGGCGAGGGGCTGGGACGGTGGCGAGCCTCGTGGCGCAtgtcctgggagcagctgctgatGTGCCTAGACCAGGAGGCGGAGCTGGCGTCCCGCCGGGCGCTCTTCTTCCGCCAGGCCCAGGGCAAGCTACGCAGGGTGCTGCTGGAGCACAGGGACTGCAGCCTCCTGCCACTGATCCGCACCGCCGTCAGCGAGGGCTACCAGGAGGCCGTGCTGAGCACTCTGGACCAGG tGGCATCTGTTGCTGCTGACCCTGGGGTGGCAGCCCGGGCTCTCGCCTGCATTGCCGATGTGCTGGGCTGCATGGCCAAAGGGGATGGGGGCTTACGGAGCGGGCCGGCCGCCAACCGGGAGTGGGCCCCGGCCTTCCAGCAGCTGGAGAGAGGCGACATTGCTGAGGGAGTGAAGGCGCTCGCTACAGAGAGGAGGAAATGGCTGGGCAG GCCGGCGCTGCTGGTGAGGGCCGCCCGGCACTACGAGGGGGCCGAGCAGATCCTGATCCGCCAGGCTGTGATGTCGGCGTGCCGGTTCATCAATGTCGGGCGGGAGGAGCCCCCTCCCGTCGGTCACTGGGTGCTGGTGGAGTGCCCTGCCCGGATAGACGTCTCTG GTGGCTGGAGCGACACTCCTCCAATCACTTACGAGCACGGGGGAGCTGTGGTGGACATTGCCATCCTGGTGGACGGGCGCCGACCAATTGGGGCCCGGGCCCGGCGCATCGCCGAACCGGAGCTCCGGCTGGTCAGTGCTAGCGGCGCGCTGGAGGGCGAGGTGGTGCTGGAGCTGGTGTGCCAGGACCTGGAGGACCTGCAGGATTACTGCCAGCCCCACGCGCCAG GCGCCTTGCTGAAAGCGGCTTTcatctgcacccagattgtcACCCTCGCTTCCCAGAAGCCCTTGcaggcccagctgctggagtgCTCTGGCGGAGGGTTTGAAGTGCACAGCTGGTCCAGCCTGCCCCACGGATCCGGCCTGG gcaccagcagcatCCTGGCTGGGGCGGTGATGGCGGCGCTGTACCGGGCGGCTGGGAAATCCGCCAACGCAGAGTCCCTCATCCATGCCGTGCTGCACCTAGAGCAGGTGCTCACCACAG GAGGAGGATGGCAGGACCAGGTTGGCGGGCTTGTGCCAGGCATCAAGATCGGGAGGTCGAAGGCCCTGCTGCCCCTGAAGGTGGAGGTGGAGCAGATCCCCGTGCCGGAGGGCTTTCCCCAGACCCTGAACCAGCacctgctcctgatttacacagggaAGACTCGGCTGGCCCGCAACCTGCTCCAG GACGTGCTCAGGAACTGGTATGCCAGGCTGCCAGCTATCGTGCAGAACGCCGACGCCCTGGTGAGCAACGCGGAGCAGTGCGCCCAGGCCTTTCGGCAAG GTAACCTGCCTCTCCTTGGAGAGTGCCTGACCCGCTACTGGCAGCAGAAGAAGTGCATGGCCCCGGGTTGTGAGCCTCTGGCTGTCAGACGCATGATGGATGCTCTCCAGCCGTATGTCTATGGGCAGAGCttggctggagctggaggtggCGGGTTCCTCTACATCTTAACCAAAGAGCCCAGCCAGAAAGACTTTATACAGCAAATTCTAGCAAACACAGAG GGCCTGGGGAATTTCAGCATCCACACTGTTGAAGTGGACACAGCTGGCTTCTCTCTGCAGCTAGTGGGGAGCGACCCTAAAGCAAGAGGCGACACAGGGAATGAGAGGGCCCAACCGGTCATGTGA
- the FCSK gene encoding L-fucose kinase isoform X5: MAPRGVEWTVIVLTCQHKDSVCAFQKELEIRWRRGALGPHPLLLTVEDPAACVGSGGATLNALLVAAEHLSARAGCTVVTADVLREARILILHMGRDFPFDDCSRAFTCLPVEDPDAPAEALTCNLDSLLGTMTQQGFVRDIIYQGPEARIQECAGPDGKVPLVCGVVFFSSETAEQLLATHVIPPLDACTYLGLDSGAQTIQLSLFFDIVLCMADGVTEEDFVTGRIREVGSGHAKGAAALRSARSVLWKALHAIPLSMVCIPDGCYDYMTMAASDHIHNLTLRTSSANALPFLKVAHSHIAQPQLLEDGCSVTNSLLEGAVRVEPGSVLQHCHLQGPLQIGSGCLLTGLDVSSSPALQRCRLHDVVLQGHAIRLRDMLRQVFTLTGRHDDWQSPPGEAGTYLNVPWAEFFHRTGIREGDIWGSEVPRRSRCLLNARLFPVLHAAEPLGVQDVLWFLGSQEGEGLGRWRASWRMSWEQLLMCLDQEAELASRRALFFRQAQGKLRRVLLEHRDCSLLPLIRTAVSEGYQEAVLSTLDQVASVAADPGVAARALACIADVLGCMAKGDGGLRSGPAANREWAPAFQQLERGDIAEGVKALATERRKWLGRPALLVRAARHYEGAEQILIRQAVMSACRFINVGREEPPPVGHWVLVECPARIDVSGGWSDTPPITYEHGGAVVDIAILVDGRRPIGARARRIAEPELRLVSASGALEGEVVLELVCQDLEDLQDYCQPHAPGALLKAAFICTQIVTLASQKPLQAQLLECSGGGFEVHSWSSLPHGSGLGTSSILAGAVMAALYRAAGKSANAESLIHAVLHLEQVLTTGGGWQDQVGGLVPGIKIGRSKALLPLKVEVEQIPVPEGFPQTLNQHLLLIYTGKTRLARNLLQDVLRNWYARLPAIVQNADALVSNAEQCAQAFRQGNLPLLGECLTRYWQQKKCMAPGCEPLAVRRMMDALQPYVYGQSLAGAGGGGFLYILTKEPSQKDFIQQILANTEGLGNFSIHTVEVDTAGFSLQLVGSDPKARGDTGNERAQPVM, from the exons ATGGCGCCGAGAGGGGTGGAGTGGACCGTCATCGTCCTGACCTGCCAGCACAAGGACAGCGTGTGTGCCTTCCAGAAAG AGCTTGAGATCCGATGGCGGCGGGGTGCGCTgggcccacaccccctcctgctgaCTGTCGAGGACCCCGCAGCATGCGTGGGCAGCGGTGGCGCCACCCTCAACGCCCTGCTGGTGGCAGCTGAGCACCTGAGCGCCAGGGCAGGCTGCACG GTGGTCACCGCTGATGTCCTGCGTGAGGCCCGGATCCTCATCCTGCACATG GGCCGTGACTTCCCCTTCGATGACTGCAGCCGGGCCTTCACCTGCCTCCCCGTGGAGGACCCCGACGCCCCGGCCGAAGCGCTGACCTGCAATCTGGACAGCCTGCTGGGGACCatgacacagcag GGGTTCGTGCGTGACATCATCTACCAAGGCCCGGAGGCCCGGATCCAGGAGTGCGCTGGGCCGGACGGGAAAGTGCCGCTG GTGTGCGGGGTCGTCTTCTTCTCCTCGGAGACCGCAGAGCAGCTCCTGGCCACGCACGTCATTCCTCCTCTGGATGCCTGCACCTACCTGGGCCTGGATTCGGGGGCCCAGACCATCCAG CTGTCCCTGTTCTTCGATATCGTGCTCTGCATGGCCGACGGGGTGACTGAGGAGGACTTTGTGACTGGCAGGATCCGGGAGGTGGGCAGCGGCCATGCCAAGGGGGCGGCGGCCCTGAGGAGCGCCCGCTCCGTGCTGTGGAAggccctccatgccatccctctCAGCATGG TGTGTATACCTGACGGTTGCTATGACTACATGACTATGGCCGCTAGCGACCACATCCACAACCTGACGCTTCGCACCAGCTCCGCCAACGCCCTCCCTTTCCTCAAAGTGGCGCATTCCCACATAGCT cagccccagctcctggaggacgGCTGCTCCGTCACCAACAGCCTGCTGGAAGGAGCCGTGCGGGTGGAGCCCGGAAGCGTTCTCCAGCACTGCCACCTGCAG GGACCCTTGCAGATAGGCTCCGGCTGCCTCCTCACGGGGCTGGACGTCTCCTCCTCGCCTGCCCTGCAGCGCTGCCGGCTGCACGACGTGGTCCTGCAGGGGCACGCCATCCGGCTGCGGGACATGCTGCGCCAGGTGTTCACCCTGACTGGGCGCCACGACGACTGGCAG agCCCTCCCGGGGAGGCCGGCACCTACCTGAACGTGCCCTGGGCTGAGTTCTTCCACAGGACGGGGATACG GGAGGGGGATATCTGGGGCTCCGAGGTCCCCCGGAGGAGCCGCTGCCTGCTGAATGCCCGCCTCTTCCCCGTTCTGCACGCTGCCGAGCCCCTGGGGGTCCAGGACGTGCTGTGGTTCCTGGGCTCCCAGGAGGGCGAGGGGCTGGGACGGTGGCGAGCCTCGTGGCGCAtgtcctgggagcagctgctgatGTGCCTAGACCAGGAGGCGGAGCTGGCGTCCCGCCGGGCGCTCTTCTTCCGCCAGGCCCAGGGCAAGCTACGCAGGGTGCTGCTGGAGCACAGGGACTGCAGCCTCCTGCCACTGATCCGCACCGCCGTCAGCGAGGGCTACCAGGAGGCCGTGCTGAGCACTCTGGACCAGG tGGCATCTGTTGCTGCTGACCCTGGGGTGGCAGCCCGGGCTCTCGCCTGCATTGCCGATGTGCTGGGCTGCATGGCCAAAGGGGATGGGGGCTTACGGAGCGGGCCGGCCGCCAACCGGGAGTGGGCCCCGGCCTTCCAGCAGCTGGAGAGAGGCGACATTGCTGAGGGAGTGAAGGCGCTCGCTACAGAGAGGAGGAAATGGCTGGGCAG GCCGGCGCTGCTGGTGAGGGCCGCCCGGCACTACGAGGGGGCCGAGCAGATCCTGATCCGCCAGGCTGTGATGTCGGCGTGCCGGTTCATCAATGTCGGGCGGGAGGAGCCCCCTCCCGTCGGTCACTGGGTGCTGGTGGAGTGCCCTGCCCGGATAGACGTCTCTG GTGGCTGGAGCGACACTCCTCCAATCACTTACGAGCACGGGGGAGCTGTGGTGGACATTGCCATCCTGGTGGACGGGCGCCGACCAATTGGGGCCCGGGCCCGGCGCATCGCCGAACCGGAGCTCCGGCTGGTCAGTGCTAGCGGCGCGCTGGAGGGCGAGGTGGTGCTGGAGCTGGTGTGCCAGGACCTGGAGGACCTGCAGGATTACTGCCAGCCCCACGCGCCAG GCGCCTTGCTGAAAGCGGCTTTcatctgcacccagattgtcACCCTCGCTTCCCAGAAGCCCTTGcaggcccagctgctggagtgCTCTGGCGGAGGGTTTGAAGTGCACAGCTGGTCCAGCCTGCCCCACGGATCCGGCCTGG gcaccagcagcatCCTGGCTGGGGCGGTGATGGCGGCGCTGTACCGGGCGGCTGGGAAATCCGCCAACGCAGAGTCCCTCATCCATGCCGTGCTGCACCTAGAGCAGGTGCTCACCACAG GAGGAGGATGGCAGGACCAGGTTGGCGGGCTTGTGCCAGGCATCAAGATCGGGAGGTCGAAGGCCCTGCTGCCCCTGAAGGTGGAGGTGGAGCAGATCCCCGTGCCGGAGGGCTTTCCCCAGACCCTGAACCAGCacctgctcctgatttacacagggaAGACTCGGCTGGCCCGCAACCTGCTCCAG GACGTGCTCAGGAACTGGTATGCCAGGCTGCCAGCTATCGTGCAGAACGCCGACGCCCTGGTGAGCAACGCGGAGCAGTGCGCCCAGGCCTTTCGGCAAG GTAACCTGCCTCTCCTTGGAGAGTGCCTGACCCGCTACTGGCAGCAGAAGAAGTGCATGGCCCCGGGTTGTGAGCCTCTGGCTGTCAGACGCATGATGGATGCTCTCCAGCCGTATGTCTATGGGCAGAGCttggctggagctggaggtggCGGGTTCCTCTACATCTTAACCAAAGAGCCCAGCCAGAAAGACTTTATACAGCAAATTCTAGCAAACACAGAG GGCCTGGGGAATTTCAGCATCCACACTGTTGAAGTGGACACAGCTGGCTTCTCTCTGCAGCTAGTGGGGAGCGACCCTAAAGCAAGAGGCGACACAGGGAATGAGAGGGCCCAACCGGTCATGTGA